The Candidatus Hydrogenedentota bacterium genome segment TGCTGGTCGAGGCCAGCCTCGCGCCGCGCCTGCTGCCCGGCCACAGCGCGCGCCTGAGGCTCCCGCTCTCCGTGCTCACCGTGCTGGGTCTGGCTTTCATGCTGCTGACCTTCGCGCAGCCCCGCTGGGGGCGGTCCTGGCTGGAAGTGTCCCGCAGCGGGCGCGACATCCTGGTCATTCTGGACACCTCGGAGAGCATGAACGCCCAAAACCCACTGCCCTCACGGCTGGAAAAGGCCCGCCAAAAAATCCAGTCCCTCCTTGACCTCTGCCCCGGCGACCGGTTCGGGCTGATCGCCTTTGCCGGGGAGGCGGCCCACCAGGTGCCGCTGACGCTCGACCACAACTATTTCCGCGCCGTCCTGGACGCCGTCTCCACGGACACCCTCAGCATCGAGGGCAGCGACCTGGCCTCCGCGCTGCGCGAGGCCAAACGGGTCTTCGACGAGGACGCCCGGAAATCCGGCGAGACCCGGCGGCATGCCCGCGTCATCCTGCTGGTCACGGACGGCGAGGAGACTTCCGGGGACGCCATGGCCGCGGCCGCAGACATGAAGGACTACGCGGGCATATACACCCTGGGCATCGGCGACCCGGAGGGCGCCTCCATCACCTATCCCGCATGGATGCAGCGCTACACCCGCGTGCCGGAGGAGCAGCGGACCCGTATCTCCAAACTGGATGAGGAAAACCTCGCAAAACTTGCCCGTGAAAACGGGGGCGCCTATGTGCGGGTGACACCGGACAATTCGGACGTTGCCTTCCTGCACGGCGAATGGGAGCAGGTGCAGTCCCGCGCCATGACCGGGGAGCTCCGGTTTGACCGGGTTAACCGCTACCGGTGGCCCCTGGCCGCGGCCATGGCCTGCTTCGCCGCCGAGGGCCTCTGGCTGGCGTTGATGCCCTTGATTCGGAAACGGCGCATGCGCGCCGAAGCGGGGGGCGCCTCCCATGCGTAAATATCTCCAGCGCCCCCTCGGTCCCGTTCTGGTTGCGGCCCTGTTTGCCATGCTGTTGTGTCCCGCCACCACGCACGCCCTCGGCCTGAACGCCGCCATGAAAAAGGCCCAGGCCCATGTGGACAGCGGGGAACCGGACAAGGCGGCGGAAATCCTCCGGGAACTCCAGGTGGACCACCCGGACTCGCCCATGGTGGCCTATGCCCTCGGCAGCGCCCTGTATGCCTCGGCGAAGCGGCTGGCGGCGCTGGAAACCCCCGACACGGCCATCGAGGCCTATGCCGAGGCGGAGCGCCATTTTGCCCGCGCGGCGCAGGACACCCAGCCTGACCGAAAACGTGAGGCCGAATTCGCCCGAATCACCGCGAAAACCGGCGCGGCCCTGCTGATATCCCCGGAGGAGCGCTACGAGGACGCCTTGCGCGCCCTGCGGGAGACTGTGGCCGCCCACGAGCAGTTCCTCCGCGAGCATCCGGGACATGCGGGCGCGGAGAACAACCTGGACCTTCTTCGCCTTAAATTGAAGGAGCTTCTGCAGCACTCTCCCGAACAGCAGGAGCAGGAAAAGCAGGACCAGCCGCCCGACGACAACAAGCAGCCCATGGACTTTTTCCTGAATGTCGGCACGGACCTGCCCGGCGCCACTGTGGAAAGCGAGGGCAACACCGCCCGGCTGGTGGTGCCGGAAGGCGGGGGGGCGCGGCCATGAAGCGCCAATACCTCCACCATGCGGGGAATGTTCCCAGGTCTAACCGCATGGGATTCTTCTCTTTCCATGCGACAAGTCACCTTTGCGCTTGGCTGTTGTGTGTCCTTTTTGTCTTTTCCGTCTTTGTGGGCACATCCCCCGCATTTGCGCAATTGCTGCCCCAGGGTGTGCCAGGCACCCCGCAGGCGGCGCAGCAGCCCCCGCAGCCTGTCGCCCTGCGCATGCATGCGGTGCTGGGTGTGAATCCACCGGTGGCCCCCCCACCCCAGGATGAAAGTCTTAAAGATGTCGCGAACCTGTTGGCGCCCATGGGCTTTTCGGGCGTTGAAAAGATAAACATTGTGGACCGGGAGTTGATGGAAGGCCAGGAGGCGCGGTTTCCCATCAACGCCATCTATTCGCTGGTGGTGGCGCGACTGCCGCAGGAACAGCAGGACACGGCCAGTTTGGACATCCGCCTGGAAATGCTTTCCGGGGACAAAATTGTCAATGCCCTCTCCGCGCGCGCCCAGGCACGGGCTGGAGACACCCTGGTCTTCCGCGGAGTGCCCCTCCAGCCGGGTGAGCTTGTGGTACTCTTGTCAAGACCCTCTGAAGGCTCCCCCTCAAAGGGTGAATCGGAACCGAACGAAGAGCAGAAACAGGAGAAGGAAGAACAGCAGCAGCCCTCCAAGGAAGAGTCCGAACAGCAGGAGGAGGAGAAGGAACAGAAGCCTGAAGAGGGCGACTCCGCCGAAAACCAGCAACAGGACCAGCAGGAACAGCAACAACAGGAAGAGACCGGAAATGAGGAGGAAAAGCATGACGACGCGAGCCTCCAATCCCTGCTGGAGTCGCTCGAGGAGATTGACCGGCGGGAACAGAAGGAAATCCGCAACATCCGCGACCGCATTGACTTCAAGGGGGGATGGTGGTGATGAGACGACTCTTTGACACCCTGCTTCCCGCATTGCTGCTCTTCGGCGCCGCCCCCTGGGCGACGGCCCAGGTGCCCGTCAGCGCCATGCTCTCCCATGAACAGGTGGCCGTGGGGGAAAACTTTGCGCTGGAAATCAGGGCTGAAGGCGCCAGCGTCAGTGAACCCGAAGTGGCCCCGCTGGAGGACGCCGGGATTGTGCTGGGGGTCCCCTCGCTGGGCTCCTCCACCAGCGTCTCCATCATTAACGGCCGCACGAGCATGGTCCAGACCAAGACTTGGCGCTATCCCGCCCGCGCCACCCGCGAGGGCAGGCTGACCGTGCCCAGGATCAAGATTACGGTGGACGGGCAGGAGTATTTTACCCAGCCCATGCCGCTGACCGTCACCAAAAACGCCGTCTCCCCCGTTTCCCCACAGTCCCGGGGCGGCGGCGCGACAATCACGCTGGAGCAGATGGCCTTCGCCGAGGCCGCCACGGACAAGACGGTCGTCTTCCAGGGTGAACCGGTGACCCTTGTCCTGCGCATCTTCGAACTGGACGATTTCAACGTCACCCTGCGGTTTCCGCAGAACATACCCCTCCCGGAATCCCAGGGCTTTTATGCCGGACCGCAGGCCACGAACAAGCGCCGGGAGCGGCGGGGCAATTTCAACTACCGGGTCACCGAGATTTCCCAGGTCCTTTACCCCACCGTGCCCGGCGCGCTGCGCATCGGCGCATGGCAATGGCAGGGGGAACTGCTTTGGACGGACGCGGGGCGGTTCAGGCCCGGAAACGCTCTGCGGGACTTTGAAACCACCCCCATCGCGGTCACGGTCAACCCCCTTCCTGACCGCCCCGCCAACTTTTCCGGCGCCGTGGGGAAGTACAAAATCAAGTCGGAATTCCCCCAGGGAACGCTCATGCAGGGCGTGCCCGTGCGATGGAGCCTTACCGTCTCCGGCGAAGGCAACCCGGACGCCGTGGGCGCGCCAACGTTGCCGCCCATTTCCTGGGCGCATTTGTCCGGTCCGGAAATGGAACTGCGGCAGCAGACAGGAAACGCCGAGACCGCAAAGGTGTTCCACTACACCCTGACGCCCCTGGAGGCGGGGACG includes the following:
- a CDS encoding VWA domain-containing protein; the protein is MPDIGFIFPTAQTPLWALVWVAALAAAALALRLYERQRARRLAMLVEASLAPRLLPGHSARLRLPLSVLTVLGLAFMLLTFAQPRWGRSWLEVSRSGRDILVILDTSESMNAQNPLPSRLEKARQKIQSLLDLCPGDRFGLIAFAGEAAHQVPLTLDHNYFRAVLDAVSTDTLSIEGSDLASALREAKRVFDEDARKSGETRRHARVILLVTDGEETSGDAMAAAADMKDYAGIYTLGIGDPEGASITYPAWMQRYTRVPEEQRTRISKLDEENLAKLARENGGAYVRVTPDNSDVAFLHGEWEQVQSRAMTGELRFDRVNRYRWPLAAAMACFAAEGLWLALMPLIRKRRMRAEAGGASHA
- a CDS encoding protein BatD → MRRLFDTLLPALLLFGAAPWATAQVPVSAMLSHEQVAVGENFALEIRAEGASVSEPEVAPLEDAGIVLGVPSLGSSTSVSIINGRTSMVQTKTWRYPARATREGRLTVPRIKITVDGQEYFTQPMPLTVTKNAVSPVSPQSRGGGATITLEQMAFAEAATDKTVVFQGEPVTLVLRIFELDDFNVTLRFPQNIPLPESQGFYAGPQATNKRRERRGNFNYRVTEISQVLYPTVPGALRIGAWQWQGELLWTDAGRFRPGNALRDFETTPIAVTVNPLPDRPANFSGAVGKYKIKSEFPQGTLMQGVPVRWSLTVSGEGNPDAVGAPTLPPISWAHLSGPEMELRQQTGNAETAKVFHYTLTPLEAGTHELPGIEYVYFAPVIKGYKTEKTNAMPVTVVAAQSGAPLVTAGGLREAERGAVQQLTDDLLPIMADIRVGAGNGWISNAVKTALLPLLMLPPAAYALFWRIMRHRRKLREDTRYARRHHALPRARALLHEARGNGEPLEKIQQALTGFIADMLNVSPAGITAADAGELLERNGCGVETRDMLVNILRNCERARYAGKKLSEQEIGALADAAVQLLEPLHKALDREDKP